The stretch of DNA CGCGAACTTCTCGAGGCGCTGCGTGATCTCCCGCATGACGCGCTGCGCAGCCGCggacgccggcgcggcggcgggcacgaCGGTGGTGATGGACAGGTGGGGCGTGTCGTCCGACGACCGCGTGGCCAGCGCCTCGAGCAGGGTCGGCCACTGCGTGCAGAAGGTGTTGCTGAGGTCCAGGATGTGCAGCCGCGGCGGctgcgacgacgaggaggacgccgccgccgccgccgcctccaggaACGCCTCGAGGATGGCGCCGTTGGCGGCGACGTGCCCGAATGACGCCCACGGGCTCAGCTCCTGGAACTTGAGCGCGGTGCGGCGCGTGGACTCGAAGGACGCGTTCCGGTcggacgcggcggcgagagTGCGCAGCGTGCGCGGGCCGGAGGAGGTGAGGCGCGCGAAGAGGCCCTGCAGGAAGTAGGACGCCAGCTTCTGGTCCACGTCCCCGTAGGGCGAGGCCAGCTCGTTGAGCATCCACATGAGCTGCTGCACGCGCTGGCTGTCgcgcgcggccacggcgcgcgcgcactcgagcagcagctgcGCGGCCCaccgcccggcgccggcgccggcgccggcgccggccccgcTCCCGCCGGACGAGGACGCGGCGGGGGAGCCGAAGTCGAGGTCGATGTCCACCTGCGGGAAGGAGAAGTCGGCGGCCTCGAGCAGCGCGGCATGCCCTCCCGCGGAGGCGGACGAGGgcgcgggcgggggcgggggcggcggcgtgggtgcCGGGGACGacgcgggcggggcggcggacgAGGGCTGGTGGTGGAAGTGGCgggacggggaggaggaggaggagaagtcTTCATCCATGTAGAAGCCGCCGTGGTCGCTGCCGCATTCTTGTTGGTACGGCGCCGGCTGGTGGTGGTCGTAGTagtagccgccggcgccggcagcggggtCGCAGTAGtagtagctgctgctgctggtgtagTGGGAGTGGGGGTAGTAGTGGTGGTTGTGGGTGCGGTGGGAGCCGGGGGAAGAGCGGGAGCCGGTGGAGGTGGTGCTGCGGGACGTGGAGCGGGAGTTGTAGGGCGACTGgtggtggcgctgctgctggtccggcgaggagggcgcctgtgggtggtggtggtgctggtggaggCTAACCAACCGAAACAGCGTATCCATCTAAATCCTCCTCAGATCGACCTAAACCACCGTGGGAGTGCAGTGCACGCAGGTGCGCAAAATGGCTGGCTGCTGCTTCTTCCTACCACTCCAACACACACAGCGCCGTGGTTATAACCTGCAAGCAAAAGAGTGAGTAGTGGCCACCACTACGTACGCTCCTTTTCTTTTCACCATTGCTCGTGCCACCGTCAGATAAGGTAAATTTTGAGCCACCAATGAACTGTGTGTGCGTGCACGCTTTTTCCGCGACCGATGAACTGAGGAAGAAACAAGAAAGTGCGTGCGAGAGAGAGGGGGTTGTTCTTGgacctcccttcttcttcttttttttaccgTCTGCTTCCGGGATGGGGTGGCTGTCTGTGCTGACCACCAGCTTTTTCGCAAACCCTGGCTTTTGTAGTAGTCGCTTTAATTTGGTGAGAGGCTAAAGCCGACGATGACAGTAGGGGTTGCGCGCATACCGACGACCGGATGCATTTGAGAATTCTCCtggcccagcccgcggcccgGCCCGTCTTTATTCGAATATACCACTGCGAGCAACGATTAAAGCTGCCATATCCGGGGGAAATTTACAGAGCTTAATTATCACGAAACCTCTGAGATGAGATGAACACCACACACACAGCGCTGCAACAGGGTGGTAatgtagcacatttcattgttatttgacaaataatatctaattatgaactaattaaacttaaaagattcatctcgtgctaatcagttaaactgtgtaattggtCATTTTTTCAATTACATTTAACTCTCTATGTATGTGTTCGAACATTTGCTGTGACGGATactatagaaatttttttgaaaactaaacagggcctgagaTGAGATGAACACCACACACACAGCAGGGTGGTGAGAGTCGCGGGCAGGGTTTGGCCGGCCAGAACGTTCCTCTCTCAGCAGATCGAAGAGCGAGCAGGCAGAGGCGCGGGGAGATGGGTCAAAAATGTTTTTGTATATATCCGCCTGCACTTACCTTCCGGGGCCTGACTGTTTTTAGGTACAACCTGCCAATTCAAACTTTAATTTGTCGGCGCTAATAATTTACCTGGAAGCGAGAATTAGAGCACCACTTTTATATAGGAGATGACATGCACAAAGTTTCAGATAAAGTATAAATTCAAATAACTAACTGAATTTGTCAGGTTACGTTCATGGTGCATGAAGGACAATCGTTCTGCCAAAGCTTGTGTCGGTGATAGTAAAAGTATTGTAGTGCTGACAGCGACAAACAAATGGTTGAAATACAAGAACGTAAAATACATAGGTTTTTGCcagcatatataatatatacgCATGGTAGAAATCCTCCCAAATTAAATGGCTATGCAGCAAGAAATCCCTCAAATGCCAGCAATGTCTGTTATATATCCATAAGATCCAAAAGTGTATGTTTATAGGAATTATATTTTTTCTGTATGAGTTCATATCATTCAAAATCCTTCTGTTAATTATTCCCTTGTTCTGAACTAACCCATACTATTTGGGACACGTAAATGGCCAAATGGGTAGAGATAACTTTCGATTAAGTAAGAGATTTAGATCATATAATTACGTGAAGCTACACCTACACTTTCggctggcttgtcagccaaccagccagcagtgtttttctttcacgccaaatcagcatcagccaccaacACCAGCCAGGCAACAGTACTTTTCTCTAACAACAAATCAGCCCCAGCCATCAGCCATAGCTAACCGAACAGGGTGGTAGCTGGATTTGCGCGGGACATATATACAATAGCATTATATTGTGATGAAGAAGAGCTAGAAAAATGTGTCTTAATTGGTGAATATTTCAAACACTATGAATGCATGTTTTCCGTATGAAATCACCGgaggatttccatcagtcccctTAGCTTGCGCCCCTCCTATCC from Panicum virgatum strain AP13 chromosome 9K, P.virgatum_v5, whole genome shotgun sequence encodes:
- the LOC120651966 gene encoding protein SHORT-ROOT 2-like, yielding MDTLFRLVSLHQHHHHPQAPSSPDQQQRHHQSPYNSRSTSRSTTSTGSRSSPGSHRTHNHHYYPHSHYTSSSSYYYCDPAAGAGGYYYDHHQPAPYQQECGSDHGGFYMDEDFSSSSSPSRHFHHQPSSAAPPASSPAPTPPPPPPPAPSSASAGGHAALLEAADFSFPQVDIDLDFGSPAASSSGGSGAGAGAGAGAGRWAAQLLLECARAVAARDSQRVQQLMWMLNELASPYGDVDQKLASYFLQGLFARLTSSGPRTLRTLAAASDRNASFESTRRTALKFQELSPWASFGHVAANGAILEAFLEAAAAAASSSSSQPPRLHILDLSNTFCTQWPTLLEALATRSSDDTPHLSITTVVPAAAPASAAAQRVMREITQRLEKFARLMGVPFSFRAVHHAGDLAELDLDGLDLREGGATTALAVNCVNALRGVAPGGARRRDAFVASLRRLEPRVVTVVEEDADLVPPDPGAASTSEEAGADDAAAFMKVFEEGLRFFSAYMDSLEESFPKASNERLALERAAGRAIVDLVSCPASESAERRETGVSWARRMRSAGFSPVAFSDDVADDVRSLLRRYREGWTLQEPGTDDAAAAGVFLAWKEQPVVWTSAWRP